gaGAGGTTTGAGCTTTCTGAGAAAAGAAGTTCCTTAACGtgcttatttgtttattgtttaggtTTTCTACGTCGATAATACCACGCCCACCTTCTTCGCGTGGCAAAGTGAGTCTCTGTACACAGGATCTTGGATGATGTTTACGAAATTTGGTGAAGGTTGTGTTAATAAGCCGCTGCAGTTTTGTTAAATCTGTTTTGGACCATTTAATTAAGCCGAATGAATATGTCAGGATTGCGATTGCAAAACTATTGACTGCCTTTACTAAATTACGGGACAATAGTTgggttttcataataatatttaatctttgtttaaatcttttattagCTCTACCTTAGTATCTTTTAGGCAGACTTGATATGATTGTTgaaaacctaaatatttatgtgttattgTAGTCTAATGCTCCTATGGTCTGTCCTGTTGTTAATATGTAGGGTTTATGTCCTATGTATTGCCCTTTTCGATATGTAAACGTTTTACATTTATCAATTCCAAACGCCATACACATGTCGTTGGAAAACATTTGCGTGATGTCGGCAAGGTGATGAAAAGATGAAATGCTGTtgctataaagtttaatatcgtCCATGTATAGAAGGTGAGTGATATTCCTGCTTCCAGAATGTTCCGTCCCTATTTTGAGGCCCTCATTGCCATTTAATAGATTAGAGAGCGGGTTCAGAGCAAGGCAGAACCAGAGAGGGCTTAAGGCATCTCCCTGGAAAATACCACGTCTAATCGGTATTGGGTCGGTTACTAAtgacttattaatttttaatttcgtaaCCCAATGctgcattattgtttttaaaaactctATGAACGTTGGGTGGATTTTATAGTGCTCTAAAACATAACTTAACCAGCTGTGAGGCACAGAGTCGAACGCTTTCTGATAATCAATATACATAGTGCACATGTCCCTTTTAGCTACAGTGGTATGTTTCATTACTATGGTGTCAATCGTAATTTGCTCTTTACAGCCCTAACTCTGTTTACGGCATCCTTTTTGTTCTTCTGCTAATATACTGTTATCGGTGAGGTGTTTGTAGATAACCTGAGATATACATGAAGTggtgattttataaatagtttggaGGCATGTAATGGGTCTGAATTTTTCCGGATTTGTCGAATTATTTCtgagatcacttatataactaagtacattttaaattagggataaaatacTTAAGGAATACAAagcataaggtaaaacaaagtagccagcacgggttggcaggtagggggaaatataaGGCTAAAACGTCGTGATCCTCACCGGTGTGGGTATGAGCCCTAGCTAGAGCTATTGCATTTAAATGACTACGAGTACGTTTCTAAAATAGACCAAAAACAACAGATAAACCAATTTTGAGCACCATTATCGTGAGCATTATTATAACCCCCTTATTcgtagacgttttttatctaaggacggagtaatgctgtgaAATCAAGTTTGTTTCTTAGTGCTGaaggcatggcagccttcgcagtgcgtagacatggGCCGTTGTGTTTGGCTAATATTaatgtatctcaatattagccaatcacaacggccctatgtctgtttctcattGCCCAATGGCACTGaaaaacaggcttgttatcacagcattactccATCCTTAGacaaaaaacgtctatgaataagggggtaagagtttatataaatatttaaaaattaatggatggttaattaatataaatatttttgcgcCAGTAATTCCAGCTGGAGCACTTCAGACAGAAAGCGGTTTACACACATTGGCGGTATCAGGAGGTGCTGGTGGCGGTGCTATTGTCCAATATGCGACCAACCAAGATGCCCAGTTTTATGTCCCGGGTGCGTTGAACTTTTGTAACTCATTCACGACATTAATCGagagaaatttaattttaaaccttatcgaaaaaatgaataaatcgtACTATTATTGCAGGTCCTATGTTAGAGGATCAAACACGTAAACGAGAGCTACGATTGTTAAAAAATCGTGAAGCTGCGAGAGAATGTCGTCGCAAGAAGAAAGAATACATCAAATGCCTAGAAAACAGAGTGGCGGTGCTCGAAAATCAAAACAAGGCGCTTATAGAAGAATTAAAATCGCTTAAGGAACTGTATTGCCAACAAAAGACAGAATGAGGTCCAGCTGGCTAACTGGGTGCGCCGCTGCCCGGCCAGTGCTCACAATATGGCACAACCTGTTAGTCTGCATACTCAAGTGCGGGCTATGAAATTTCTGTTCAGGTGACATGTCGGGTTTCCAAGTTCTATTCTTTtctgtacatttttaataaataaaatcgtctaaaaattgtttatgtattGGTTGGTTCTGAAAAGCTGCGTTTCTTGTAGTATTGTTAGAtttgataattatgtttaattgttaattcgttttcaaattttctgttattgtttttaatatcagTTTACTTGAGGTTGATATTTATGCAGTATAGGGAAAGATATACATATGAATTTCATACATCTTTCCATTGATAATCTAGATTTTCTTTATTATGCGGAGTGATTGATTTGTCactattgtaaattgtttattggCTTAAGCAGTTCtgtttattgtgttatttgttAGTGTTCCATACAGAGAAACAGCACTAATGGGATGAAATTGAAAAatcaaatatgaaattttagcGAGTGTCTTactgtgacatttttttttacaaattgttgtAAATTTgacatagatataaaaatgcagttacgCAAATATGGACGTGACATTTAAATTTGATGAATTGACATTTAATGAAGTGAAGCACCCATTTGagaatgttaataattattgtgttgcAATATCGCTTCTTCCCGAACCTCCAAAACGATTTaagcaaaatattacaaaataggaCCTTATTACAAAATAGATTGTAAAATGAgatttaagtgaaacaatcaaATTTTCGTTATTTCCTGAATCAAAGTCACATACTATAAGTTGTATTTACAAGCCTTGTTGCAGAAAATGTACGAACATGAATTATTATGTCGATTAAATTTGGCGTATATAATTCTAAAACATTCATGACCTATAATATCTCATAAAATAATACCACTGTCTTAGCTATGAGACTAGAAATATCTGGTTCCAAAAGGGGAAGTGTATAAAAAGTGGTTGTTATTTCTGGGATTAGGTTTGTGGATATATCTTAATGTGGCTACTTTAAAcgtttgttatataattatgcTTGTTCCAAAACAATATAGaccaaagataaataaatcttcaaatatgattttttaattgtccaatattaataagattGCGGTTTTTCCCTTGAATTATACCTCACATCATCTGAATATTACGAatcgtataaaatatgtttaatcaATATGCGTAGAGAtaggaaattaattataaaagcaatctttttgataaatgtttatGACAAATACCCGCAAGTGGTTGTTAGGGCagtttttatttccaaaacttGATTGATTTTGGCGCAAgcataaaagtatttacaaaAGAGCGCAAaagttatcattttatttgaaacaatggTTAACTGATATAATCAATTTAACCTGTTCTATATTGCATCCTGGATTAGATTGAATATTACGTATTCGTTAAAAAAAAAGCGTTTTATTATTCGCAAATAagtaatctataaaaaaatcttttcattaAACAACTGgatatttttcgtttaaattttgcaaattataaGTAAAGGTATCATATAATATGACATGTGAAAACGAAATGAGGTAACTATTGcgcaactttataatataattttaatgtaagaaCAGAACTCTGGTTGTACAAGAACGACTTGCGTTTTTTAGGTATCACTATCGACTTGGgtgccattttcaaaaatacatgtttgtgatgaagctatattttataagtacacCAAGTTAGTTTCGATTTTTCATACTTGCcgaaatttttatgttttaatttgttctgatttttattcttatataatatgtcACACATGTCTGTGATTGAAGGCGCGGAAGTGAGAGAGTACCCTATGTAAGTTGACTAGTATTTTGAACACCGCACAGGTGTTTGTAATGCATAAGccaaagttaatatttttagttattttgtgcAATAGCCATATTGCAATGTACAGTTTTACTATCTCTttctattacataatatgaacgaataaataattaataaaatgaaaattttgtacATTGTGTATAGATAAACAGGTATGTAAAGAAATGTATAAAAGAGAAtctgtatatatacatatattttatgtattatttgtgaacaGTGGATGATGTAACTCATGGTAAATTCCATTTTAAACACTTAGTGcaccatttatttaatatcactaATATATTATCTGAGCTGTTGATTCAGATTTcgccaatataaaaaagataatatttaaatgtaataataccaCTTTGGTACAAATCAATTTTATGGGGTTGGGGCaagttaaacaaaattaaatgtcatttaaattttatcaagtCATCCacgaaatttgttatttatattttatataaaatgttttgtaaaaggGTAAATTTAGTTCATTACGAAAATTAAGGTAAATTCTAATTTCGAGGACATATGATGGACAATTCACAGGTACTTTACACTCCAAAGTAGTACTTTAATTTTATCTCCACTTTTGTATGTGCAGTGTGTACCTCGAGAATAGGATTTTACccctactataatattttataaattctgcTTCCCATGATTGATGCAGGGtaaggaaaaaaaaagaaaacattaactGGATTGGCATAATatctattttctttttgttaacgttttatgtaaaatgtcgCACTCAATCATGGAAAGCAACATAGGATTATAGATAGAAATTGTGGAAAGTGCCTTTAAACTTAGAAGAATAAAGTTTATACCATCATAGCTCTTTACGTTAACTTaatgctatttataaataataatattaactgttTGATGTAATCTGGTTTTATCATTTAATGAATATCCTTATTTTATGAAAAGCACGAAGTTGAAATAAATGCGTCTTAAGCACTATTTTCAAAACATTGTGTAATACAGGATATTGACTTATTcgtatattttgatttgaaagtTGAAGAAACTTATTTAATTGCGGAATAGAAGTTCGATCCGGCCGATATTAACATCCAATTCTTCctttaaagtattgttttcaATGCATGTTCAGCGCAATATTTTTCAAGCATCTAGAAATAATTTGTCAAAGTTTTTACGGCCAGTGACTGCCTGGCGTGATTTAAGAAATGACCTCGGCAACTGCCGCGctgaatatacatattttggtCAAATCTACCATAAAGAACAGTACACTatctcggtggcgcagttgtattacggtacaattGCAGGGCTGACTGCTGAAGTCCCACGTTCGATCCCCGGGTGAGGTAGCGATATTAGGTTAACTTGTCAAGTTATCAGTATCAATTCGGAGTGTAGGGATCGCGCTCGATGTGGCGATAGCCTCTTAATGTTGTGGAATAAAAAAGTGGGGACACTAGTTTTTTTGGTACATCCAGCAGCAGATGTATAGAAACGCGCGTACTCAAATAATTCTACATTTCTAAgatcaaaaacattttcaaataaaaaatattaatatatataattttcaatagattgttatatttagtaattgaaaaataaataataattaactctCTTAACACCGGGTTTATTTCGCATGGATGAGGCCTCAATGCTCAGACCCCGTGATATACCTATATATGAAATtacactctcatagtccggtgacaTGGCAGTCGGACATGACGCAGCTTCAACGGCTTAACGTGCGTTTTTGAGGCACGCAGGCATCATACCGTcaacttcttgactccgagctgctactgagtaatttttaagatggaaatacCCGGGAtacgaacccagaacctcagctcTATAGTGGTACTCTTAATGCCTATTGCCTACGTATTACAATTACGTCCCGAAATACTGACATGGGAAGTCAATATTTGGACCAAATTAGGACTGTTGATAATGTGGTCACATCTTGAATGTAGAAAATACCAGTGGAGCtctttagaaaattatataggtaCGGAAGTAAATTACTGGGATATAACTATCTTTTATGCTAAACCGGAACATAGTCAAttcgtgtgcaaaatttcacAAACCGTTCAGCGGTGTTTTGTCTTACCTAGAGTATACGTGGGTCCGCGATATTTCATAGTATTATTATGACTGACGCCAttttagtccagtcaaaatAGAAAAAACCTGAGTTAGGAAAAATTCACATAGAgctgaaaatttatatagacgttaaaatatgtcattatcaataaaatatcaaaagtcTCCATCGATCATATGTgtgcaaaagattttattcaaggtcaaagcTCAAAAATTCCgggttttttttcatttttcttggaggttttatagtaaaaataggTCAGACAAAAGTTGTAGATCATACAATTTTCTACAACCACCCTGAACGTCATTTACGAAATGAAGACGATGATATACGAgaggtatttttatgaattatgagtCTTAATGCAGCACaggatttataattttgttaatagttGGGCGCTTAGGTATATTTGCTAATGTAAGTATGTACAACCCAACATTAACAACACTTCAGTTGCATAAATAATGAATTGGGTTAAGGAATGGGTTAAGGTATATCGATGGGTTAAAACTTAAAGGTGTGTAGCACTATATGAACACCTTAGTGCAGGCTTTCTCAAAGTGGCGATAAATTTACCTTACGGGCGCTAGTCCTTCAGGAGCGCGTATCAGTAGTGTCTAGTCTGTAGAAGAAATTAGAACCCGATGTAAtgatatcaattatttatacaaacccGTCCAGTAGTATACTTGTGATAACAAACCTAACTaagtattgtgatatttttggGTTCACATCCGCGAAAACGGATGTTGGCCTTCTAACTATGTATACACTTTAAATGTGGGCCTTCTTAAAGATGCTGGAGATTTTCTACTTTTAACTCGCATAGAATATAAACGAAGCGCTTAGATGACtccaaagatttatttaatgagTTATGTAATGTACAAATTCCATAgctggttttttttttgtttgtaatgatTTCTGTACTGCATCTTCGAAGTCCACGATCCCACACTCATGATatttacaatactttgtaattcaaggtgttggatggtgtctctgctgtttatgggcggtcgtatcgcttaccatcaggcgaaaagcagattcgtcttgtcattcaaagcaataaaaaaaaatacaattttacaattcTGTAGCTATATGAAATCCAACGATAAAAGTACCATTTAAATCGGACTATGGGGTTAAAATTTAAGgctaaaatttatgtttttattactacGCAAAGTGTAAAATCTCCTTTTAAACATGGTTTAAAAGGAGATTTTACAGATAAAGGACGATATCGCGGCATATATTGCCAGAGCGACTATGGGTAGTGAGAATCATCATCATAGTGATTAGCTGACTTTGTGACATACCGGCCCCCGTGATCACTAGATTCATTCGTTGTAACATTTCTTGTATTTTGTCAGGCCTCGCCTATAAAATAACtacttaaaaacaataattcggAAATCAAATCTTGAGACATTTCTCCGGCGCTTTGCAAAAACTTCAACTTCCAAACTTCGTTTTAATCTTTCAAATTACGTTGGAGTAGTAATGGGGCAACatgcttaaaaaatttacaGTAGAAGCTCTTTATTCGCGGGGTATGTGTTCCATAAATATGCCGCGAATACAGAAACCGTGAATATGGAATGGTAATTTATATGGGGTTATAGGGGATACGTTCCTAGGcgacgaaataaaaatatcaa
This genomic window from Manduca sexta isolate Smith_Timp_Sample1 chromosome 17, JHU_Msex_v1.0, whole genome shotgun sequence contains:
- the LOC119189557 gene encoding cyclic AMP response element-binding protein B-like; this translates as MGLLQVKAVSPVEGFILPGGKSLYKYLKINGWLININIFAPVIPAGALQTESGLHTLAVSGGAGGGAIVQYATNQDAQFYVPGPMLEDQTRKRELRLLKNREAARECRRKKKEYIKCLENRVAVLENQNKALIEELKSLKELYCQQKTE